The following proteins are encoded in a genomic region of Chaetodon auriga isolate fChaAug3 chromosome 8, fChaAug3.hap1, whole genome shotgun sequence:
- the rspo1 gene encoding R-spondin-1: MQLGLVALAMIFLSSMGHSDALKLSKARRQRRVSTEGPPSCPKGCDRCSEYNGCIKCKPKLFIFLERNDIRQIGVCLASCPMGYFGMRNPEGNNRCTQCKIDNCEACFNRNFCTKCKEGLYSHSGRCYVSCPPDQRTVNETMECVGQRTAECELGEWSQWGSCMKKNKTCGFKKGSQSRVRVPLLQVHSPDTSPAFVPSQTCAPQTERRKCIVAKMPCVRERKSKGDRQDDTNRRERENAGGRGGGGGGGGGGGGGGGGGGGGGGGGGGGGGGKRRKGQSRTTTVPSITTSSVS, translated from the exons ATGCAGCTGGGACTGGTGGCGCTGGCAATGATCTTCCTCAGCTCCATGGGTCACAGCGATGCTCTCAAGCTGTCCAAGGCGAGAAGGCAGAGACGGG TTAGCACTGAGGGGCCACCATCTTGCCCCAAAGGCTGTGACCGATGCTCTGAGTATAACGGCTGCATCAAATGTAAGCCCAAGCTCTTCATCTTCCTGGAGCGCAATGACATCCGTCAGATAGGCGTGTGTCTCGCCTCCTGCCCCATGGGATACTTTGGCATGAGGAACCCAGAAGGCAACAACAGATGCACCC AATGTAAAATAGACAATTGTGAAGCGTGTTTCAATCGCAATTTTTGCACAAAATGTAAGGAGGGCTTGTATTCACACAGTGGGCGATGTTATGTCAGCTGCCCTCCAGACCAGCGCACCGTCAATGAGACCATGGAGTGTGTCG GTCAGCGTACTGCGGAGTGCGAACTGGGCGAGTGGAGTCAGTGGGGTTCCTGcatgaagaagaacaaaacatgTGGATTTAAGAAAGGCTCCCAGTCCCGGGTTCGCGTGCCCCTTCTGCAGGTCCACAGCCCAGACACCTCCCCGGCCTTTGTACCCTCACAGACCTGCGctccacagacagagagaaggaagtgCATCGTGGCCAAGATGCCCTGTGTTAGAG agaggaagagtaAGGGAGACCGGCAAGATGAtacaaacaggagagagagggagaatgcaggcgggcgaggaggaggaggaggaggaggaggaggaggaggagggggagggggaggtggaggaggtggtggaggaggaggaggaggaggaggaggagggaagaggagaaaaggccAGAGCAGGACCACCACTGTTCCCAGCATCACAACCAGCTCTGTCTCCTAA